A genomic stretch from Bos taurus isolate L1 Dominette 01449 registration number 42190680 breed Hereford unplaced genomic scaffold, ARS-UCD2.0 Leftover_ScbfJmS_2484, whole genome shotgun sequence includes:
- the LOC112445690 gene encoding liprin-alpha-1-like: LCDCLFRHSLLLANFTLTSLPQLPPLPEEVQDDKTAIKCEASTPALLRFLRLDRLDRGSPHRASYEDIRDAHNSTGSQDGPGGNPSSSSSSSQDLLQKAPKKKGIKSSIGRLFGKKEKGRPGHPGKEVLGPGGCFTVQREEGLHACPFCVSPAVPMRPLSLTLGVLLGGAEEASVFFRVRDDRIS, translated from the exons CCTGTGTGATTGCCTTTTTCGACACAGTCTATTGTTAGCCAATTTCACACTTACCTCACTCCCTCAGCTGCCACCTTTACCGGAAGAGGTACAAGATGACAAGACCGCCATCAAATGTGAAGCCTCGACCCCCGCCTTGCTGCGGTTCCTTCGGCTAGACCGGCTGGACAGGGGGTCACCGCACAGAGCCAGCTACGAGGACATCAGGGACGCCCACAA CTCGACAGGCTCTCAGGACGGCCCCGGGGGCaaccccagcagcagcagcagcagcagccaggactTGCTGCAGAAAGCCCCAAAGAAGAAGGGCATCAAGTCCTCCATCGGCCGTTTGTTTGGCAAGAAGGAGAAGGGCCGGCCTGGACACCCCGGCAAGGAGGTGCTAGGACCAGGTGGGTGCTTCACCGTTCAGAGGGAGGAGGGTCTGCATGCATGTCCCTTCTGTGTCTCTCCCGCTGTCCCCATGAGGCCCCTGTCACTCACGCTGGGTGTCCTCCTGGGAGGAGCAGAGGAGGCATCTGTCTTCTTTAGGGTCCGAGATGATCGGATCAGTTGA